A window from Actimicrobium sp. CCC2.4 encodes these proteins:
- the purL gene encoding phosphoribosylformylglycinamidine synthase codes for MLILPGSNALSAFRSQRLLAQLQKVDHAIISVTGRYLHFVDTSTTLTQPELDRLEGLLTYGEPFSGAADGDEFVVIPRFGTISPWASKATDIAHNCGMTPIRRIERGIVYHVRVKAGLLRGVKHLADASVHGVADALHDRMTEMVLRQASDAAALFRELDAKPLAAIDLIGGGKAALVMANTELGLALSPDEITYLADAFTQAGRNPTDVELMMFAQANSEHCRHKIFNADWTIDGVAQDKTLFGMIRNTHELHPQGTIVAYSDNSSIIEGASVMRFYPRGGAAGNEYAPSQELTHILMKVETHNHPTAIAPFPGAATGAGGEIRDEGATGRGAKPKAGLCGFTVSNLMLPGAVHGWENAHDVTTPVASAKVPGLVYGKPDRIASALHIMIDGPIGAAAFNNEFGRPILSGYFRTYEQHVSGTVFGYHKPIMIAGGIGSIADQHTKKNDLPVGSLLIQLGGPGMRIGMGGSAASSMATGSNTADLDFDSVQRGNPEMERRAQEVINCCWQMGEDNPVLSIHDVGAGGLSNAFPEITNDAKRGAIFDLRKVPLEESGMAPKEIWSNESQERYVLAIDPDSLPLFTYFCQRERCLFAVVGTATEERQLKVVDPAHGNTPVDMPMNVLLGKPPKMHREASHLIQQFPPIDLTGIDLADAGQRVLRLPTVGDKSFLITIGDRTVGATSVRDQMVGPWQVPVADCAVTAMSFEGYLGEAMAMGERTPLAVINAAASGRMAVGEAITNIAAAAIADISDIKLSANWMAACGQPGQDAALFDTVKAIGMELCPALGISIPVGKDSLSMRTTWKEDAADKSVMSPVSLIVSAFAPVTDIRRSLTPQLRSDMGETALILIDLGRGKNRIGASALAQVFQQIGDTAPDLDSADDLKAFFAAIQQLNTEQRLLAYHDRSDGGLFATLCEMAFAGRAGVTVNLDIIAMESEHAADWGDSKNWASQVSERRNELTLRALFCEELGAVIQVRADEKSDVMNVLRSFNLGACSHIIGKLNERGTIEFTRDAKVIYQPPRIDLHHFWSETSWRIARLRDNPECADAEYARILDKADPGISPVLTFDPQEDIAAPFIATGVRPKVAILREQGVNSHIETAYVMHKAGFTAIDVHMSDLIAGRARLADFKGVIAVGGFSYGDVLGAGEGWAKTILFNPALAEQFAAFFQRTDTFGLGICNGCQMMSNLKSIIPGAQAWPKFTRNKSEQFEARFGMVEIAASPSIFFDGMAGTRTPIAVAHGEGYADFALTGDIDAALVALRYVDNQGNVTENYPYNPNGSPDGISSVTTPDGRFTVLMPHAERVFRSTLHSWHPEQWGEDAPWMRMFRNARKWVG; via the coding sequence ATGTTGATTTTGCCGGGCTCCAACGCGCTCTCCGCTTTCCGTTCCCAACGCCTGTTAGCGCAACTGCAGAAGGTCGATCACGCGATCATTTCTGTCACGGGTCGCTACCTGCATTTTGTCGATACCAGCACCACGCTGACCCAGCCCGAGCTGGATCGGCTGGAGGGTTTGCTGACCTACGGCGAGCCGTTTTCCGGTGCTGCCGATGGCGATGAATTTGTCGTCATTCCGCGTTTTGGAACGATCTCGCCGTGGGCCAGCAAGGCCACCGACATCGCCCACAATTGCGGTATGACGCCAATCCGCCGCATCGAGCGCGGCATCGTTTATCACGTGCGCGTCAAGGCGGGCCTGCTGCGCGGCGTCAAGCACCTGGCCGATGCCAGCGTGCACGGCGTCGCCGATGCGCTGCACGACCGCATGACCGAGATGGTGTTGCGCCAGGCCAGCGATGCGGCAGCGCTGTTCCGCGAACTCGATGCCAAGCCGCTGGCGGCGATCGACCTGATCGGTGGCGGCAAGGCCGCGCTGGTGATGGCTAATACCGAACTCGGACTGGCGCTGTCGCCCGATGAGATTACGTACCTGGCCGATGCCTTCACTCAAGCCGGACGCAATCCGACCGATGTCGAACTGATGATGTTCGCGCAAGCCAATTCCGAACACTGCCGCCACAAGATCTTCAATGCCGACTGGACCATCGATGGCGTCGCACAGGACAAGACCCTGTTCGGCATGATCCGCAATACCCATGAGCTGCACCCGCAAGGCACCATCGTGGCCTACAGCGACAATTCGTCGATCATCGAAGGCGCCAGCGTGATGCGCTTTTATCCGCGTGGCGGTGCCGCCGGCAACGAGTACGCGCCGTCGCAGGAACTGACCCATATCCTGATGAAGGTCGAGACGCACAACCATCCGACCGCGATTGCGCCATTTCCGGGTGCTGCCACCGGTGCCGGCGGCGAGATCCGCGATGAAGGTGCGACCGGTCGCGGTGCCAAGCCGAAGGCCGGCCTGTGCGGCTTCACGGTATCGAACCTGATGTTGCCCGGTGCCGTGCACGGCTGGGAAAACGCCCACGACGTGACGACTCCGGTCGCCAGCGCAAAAGTCCCGGGACTGGTCTACGGCAAACCGGACCGGATTGCCTCGGCATTGCACATCATGATCGATGGTCCGATCGGTGCCGCCGCGTTCAACAATGAATTCGGCCGGCCTATTCTGAGCGGCTATTTCCGCACCTACGAACAGCATGTCAGCGGTACCGTGTTCGGCTATCACAAGCCGATCATGATCGCCGGCGGTATCGGTAGCATCGCCGACCAGCACACCAAAAAGAATGACCTGCCGGTAGGAAGCCTGCTGATCCAGTTGGGTGGTCCGGGCATGCGCATCGGCATGGGCGGCAGCGCCGCCTCGTCAATGGCGACCGGGTCCAATACCGCCGACCTTGATTTTGATTCGGTCCAGCGCGGCAATCCGGAGATGGAGCGACGTGCGCAGGAAGTCATCAATTGCTGCTGGCAGATGGGTGAAGACAATCCTGTGCTGTCGATTCATGACGTCGGTGCCGGCGGCTTGTCGAATGCCTTCCCGGAAATCACCAACGATGCAAAACGCGGGGCGATCTTCGACCTGCGCAAGGTGCCGCTGGAAGAGAGCGGCATGGCACCAAAAGAAATCTGGAGTAATGAATCGCAAGAGCGTTACGTGCTGGCGATTGATCCCGACAGCCTGCCGCTGTTCACGTATTTTTGCCAGCGCGAGCGCTGCCTGTTTGCCGTCGTCGGTACCGCAACCGAAGAGCGCCAGCTGAAGGTGGTCGATCCGGCCCACGGCAACACGCCGGTCGACATGCCGATGAATGTCCTGCTCGGCAAACCGCCGAAAATGCACCGCGAAGCCAGTCACCTGATCCAGCAATTCCCGCCGATCGACCTGACCGGCATCGACCTGGCCGATGCCGGTCAGCGCGTGCTGCGTCTGCCGACGGTCGGCGACAAATCCTTCCTGATCACGATCGGGGACCGTACCGTCGGTGCCACCAGCGTGCGCGACCAGATGGTCGGACCGTGGCAAGTGCCGGTAGCCGATTGCGCCGTTACTGCCATGAGTTTCGAGGGGTATCTGGGCGAAGCGATGGCGATGGGCGAGCGCACGCCGCTGGCCGTCATCAATGCCGCCGCCTCGGGCCGGATGGCGGTCGGCGAAGCGATCACCAACATCGCTGCCGCGGCGATTGCCGACATCTCGGACATCAAGCTGTCGGCCAACTGGATGGCGGCCTGCGGTCAGCCGGGGCAGGACGCTGCACTGTTCGATACCGTCAAGGCGATCGGCATGGAGCTGTGTCCGGCGCTGGGCATCAGCATCCCGGTCGGCAAGGATTCGCTGTCGATGCGCACTACCTGGAAAGAAGATGCCGCCGACAAATCGGTGATGTCGCCGGTCTCGCTGATCGTCTCTGCGTTCGCGCCGGTGACGGATATCCGCCGCTCGCTGACGCCGCAATTGCGGTCCGACATGGGCGAGACGGCACTGATCCTGATCGACCTGGGCCGTGGCAAAAACCGTATCGGCGCATCAGCGCTGGCGCAGGTGTTCCAGCAGATTGGCGACACCGCACCGGACCTCGATAGTGCCGATGACCTCAAGGCATTTTTTGCGGCAATCCAGCAACTCAATACCGAACAACGCTTGCTCGCGTACCACGACCGTTCCGACGGCGGCCTGTTTGCAACCCTGTGCGAAATGGCCTTTGCCGGTCGTGCCGGCGTGACCGTCAACCTCGACATCATTGCAATGGAAAGCGAGCACGCGGCCGACTGGGGCGATTCCAAAAACTGGGCTTCGCAAGTCAGCGAGCGACGCAACGAACTGACCTTGCGCGCCTTGTTCTGCGAAGAACTCGGTGCCGTGATCCAGGTTCGGGCCGACGAAAAATCCGACGTCATGAACGTGCTGCGCAGCTTCAATCTGGGTGCCTGCAGTCATATCATCGGCAAGCTCAACGAGCGCGGCACGATCGAATTTACGCGCGACGCCAAGGTAATTTATCAGCCGCCACGCATTGACCTGCATCACTTCTGGAGCGAGACCAGCTGGCGCATCGCGCGTCTGCGCGACAATCCGGAATGCGCCGATGCCGAATATGCCCGCATCCTCGACAAGGCTGATCCGGGCATCTCGCCGGTGCTGACTTTCGACCCGCAGGAAGACATCGCCGCACCCTTCATTGCCACCGGCGTGCGGCCCAAGGTCGCGATCCTGCGCGAGCAGGGCGTCAATTCGCATATCGAAACCGCCTACGTTATGCACAAGGCCGGCTTCACGGCGATCGACGTGCACATGAGCGACCTGATTGCTGGTCGCGCGCGGCTGGCGGATTTCAAGGGCGTGATTGCGGTCGGCGGCTTCTCGTATGGCGATGTGCTCGGTGCCGGCGAAGGCTGGGCCAAGACCATCCTGTTCAACCCGGCACTGGCCGAACAGTTTGCGGCGTTTTTCCAGCGCACCGATACCTTCGGCCTGGGTATCTGCAACGGTTGCCAGATGATGAGCAATCTGAAATCCATCATCCCCGGCGCACAAGCCTGGCCGAAATTCACCCGCAACAAGTCGGAACAATTCGAGGCGCGTTTCGGCATGGTCGAGATCGCTGCTTCGCCGTCAATCTTCTTTGATGGCATGGCCGGCACCCGCACCCCGATCGCGGTGGCGCATGGCGAAGGCTATGCCGACTTCGCGCTGACCGGTGATATCGATGCCGCGCTGGTGGCACTGCGCTATGTCGATAATCAGGGCAATGTCACCGAAAATTATCCGTATAACCCGAACGGATCGCCTGATGGCATCAGTTCGGTAACCACGCCGGATGGTCGCTTCACGGTGCTGATGCCGCATGCCGAGCGGGTCTTCCGCAGCACGCTGCATTCGTGGCATCCGGAGCAATGGGGCGAGGACGCGCCGTGGATGCGGATGTTCCGCAATGCGCGCAAGTGGGTGGGCTAG
- a CDS encoding HD-GYP domain-containing protein yields MIVLIVDDDLTNLALFSHMLQAIPEVTPVRMDEPLKALAWCRDNAPDLLLVDYMMPEMDGLEFLQVFRQLPGRGDVPIVMVTADIQTEVRHKALQLGANDFLTKPINKTELRARVSNLLALRVAQQQLASRAEWLAGEVAKATREIVAREREAILRLSRAAEYRDPETGAHLVRLSKYARLLAANMGLGPAEQDLLGDAAPMHDIGKVGIPDNILLKPGRLDAAEMEIMRTHAQIGADILRGSASPLLQVAAAIALTHHEKFDGSGYPNGLAGEQIPLYGRIIAVADVFDALTSARPYKPAWELDRAVALILEGSGSHFDPVCVDAFFEDWDAVLEIYHAFRDGD; encoded by the coding sequence ATGATTGTCCTGATCGTCGACGATGACCTCACCAACCTAGCCCTGTTTTCTCACATGCTGCAGGCGATCCCCGAGGTGACGCCGGTCAGGATGGACGAACCGCTCAAGGCGCTGGCATGGTGCCGGGATAACGCGCCGGATTTGCTGCTGGTCGACTACATGATGCCGGAGATGGATGGTCTGGAATTTTTGCAGGTATTCCGGCAATTGCCTGGCAGGGGCGATGTGCCTATCGTCATGGTGACGGCCGATATCCAGACCGAAGTGCGGCACAAGGCATTGCAACTGGGGGCCAATGATTTTTTGACCAAGCCGATCAACAAGACTGAATTGCGCGCGCGTGTCTCGAACCTGCTGGCCTTGCGCGTCGCGCAGCAACAGCTGGCTAGTCGCGCCGAGTGGCTGGCCGGAGAGGTCGCCAAGGCGACCCGCGAAATCGTTGCGCGCGAACGCGAAGCGATCCTGCGCCTGTCGCGCGCCGCCGAATACCGCGATCCGGAAACCGGTGCGCATCTGGTACGCCTGAGTAAATATGCCCGACTGCTGGCGGCCAACATGGGACTCGGCCCGGCCGAACAGGATCTGCTGGGCGACGCGGCACCGATGCACGATATCGGCAAGGTCGGGATTCCGGACAACATCCTGCTTAAACCGGGCCGGCTCGATGCGGCCGAGATGGAGATCATGCGTACCCACGCCCAGATCGGTGCCGACATCCTGCGCGGCAGCGCGTCGCCGCTGCTGCAGGTCGCTGCCGCGATCGCCCTGACGCACCATGAAAAATTCGATGGCAGCGGCTACCCGAACGGCCTCGCCGGCGAACAGATTCCGCTGTACGGCCGCATCATCGCGGTGGCTGACGTGTTCGATGCGCTGACTTCTGCGCGGCCGTACAAGCCGGCATGGGAACTCGATCGTGCCGTCGCGCTGATTCTCGAAGGGTCGGGCAGTCATTTTGATCCGGTCTGCGTCGATGCTTTTTTTGAGGACTGGGATGCGGTGCTGGAGATTTATCATGCTTTCCGCGATGGGGATTGA
- a CDS encoding response regulator, translated as MRASFQQSPWLKKILPGWNASYFFMGSGVLFACIILLGMALFGRHTRTLALAAEAEHGRLYVSALESHVSEALAAIDSALQVLMLAIDQQSPDDGAMRTTSLIEAALHSSTRLRSISVLDAGGKVLFSSNRSLAGRQLDLAQLGLTGPQGDTMTPGRPQFVRDFDEIDGTQPAPGAGLAQAYVIPFVRNATLRGMPVRMLLAVNPGSLFPHYRAVLGAEVTNATLLDYQGNVLAGTAAVGFAVNQNHIRLPLFADLARHIEHGQFRYTMGEEDAYIVNFQAARKFPLVAMVGMSEAHAVQRWSAGAGNLNWLGALLTVVVLVYTAVLWRVMRHREVVEVALKSAKIVAEQANAARGEFLSTVSHEIRTPMNAVIGMSGLLRETALDAQQEEFTVAIEDSANALMVIIDEILDFSRIDAGKLTIEATDCHLLSLVEGSVDALAVKARKQGLRLLCFVEPDLPVTVSVDAGRLRQVLLNLIGNAVKFTPAGEVRILVRQVDRQHDLCTVRFEVADTGIGITAPVIAMLFNPFVQADGSVTRKYGGTGLGLSICKRLVELMGGHIGVDSKPGVGSTFWFELPVTVVAGSAAKVVLTEHARTAVLVVQPHRIQAHILSAYMKSWGMPVLVVDSAAQALAQQKRHLAGSLKQVVLIDSALPDMTAGVLRSALADSAPESRFILLADSDAARERAPAQGFHASLQQPLRQSTLFDALSDALERRQAVVPVVVDRREAPVPVRTEHDRGDHRLLLLVEDNLINQKLAVHQLSQMGYAVDVASNGQEALDALATVPYALVLMDCQMPVMDGFEATRRIRQSEQAGGGHIQIVAMTANAMQGDRERCLEAGMDDYLSKPIRRELLADMLAQRLPVAAAGAATPVLEAAAVSVSAPLLLDMRRLHDMFEDDVDAQHGMLDLFLSTTPPIFSQLGSAIASADFRQAGALCHRLVGSSATLGMDELAGLARSADRASHAGDLPRLKQLHEAMQPAFIRLVDLVQRMKETP; from the coding sequence ATGCGCGCCTCTTTTCAGCAATCTCCCTGGCTGAAAAAAATCCTGCCCGGCTGGAATGCCAGCTATTTTTTCATGGGGTCGGGTGTCCTGTTTGCCTGCATCATTTTGCTCGGCATGGCCCTGTTCGGGCGGCACACGCGCACCCTCGCACTAGCGGCAGAAGCCGAGCATGGCAGGCTGTATGTCAGTGCGCTCGAGAGTCATGTTTCCGAAGCGCTGGCGGCTATCGACAGTGCGCTGCAGGTGCTCATGCTTGCCATCGACCAGCAGAGTCCGGACGACGGCGCAATGCGTACCACCTCACTGATCGAAGCCGCACTGCACAGTTCAACCCGGCTGCGCTCGATCTCGGTGCTGGACGCCGGCGGCAAGGTACTGTTCAGTTCCAACCGGAGTCTGGCGGGACGCCAGCTTGATCTTGCCCAACTCGGATTGACGGGGCCGCAGGGTGACACGATGACGCCGGGACGGCCGCAATTCGTGCGTGACTTTGATGAAATCGATGGCACACAGCCGGCCCCCGGAGCGGGCCTGGCGCAGGCTTACGTGATTCCGTTCGTGCGCAACGCGACATTGCGCGGTATGCCGGTGAGGATGCTGTTGGCGGTCAATCCGGGTTCACTGTTCCCGCACTATCGTGCCGTTCTCGGTGCCGAAGTGACCAATGCGACGCTGCTCGATTACCAGGGCAACGTGCTGGCAGGAACGGCCGCGGTCGGGTTCGCGGTCAACCAGAACCATATCCGCCTGCCGCTGTTCGCCGATCTGGCCCGCCATATCGAGCATGGCCAGTTCCGTTACACGATGGGCGAGGAGGATGCTTACATCGTTAACTTCCAGGCGGCCCGCAAATTTCCGCTGGTGGCCATGGTCGGCATGTCCGAGGCGCATGCCGTGCAGCGCTGGTCGGCCGGTGCCGGCAATCTGAACTGGCTGGGTGCGCTGCTTACTGTCGTGGTGCTGGTGTATACGGCGGTGCTGTGGCGCGTGATGCGTCACCGTGAGGTCGTCGAAGTGGCGCTCAAGAGCGCAAAAATCGTCGCCGAGCAAGCCAACGCTGCACGCGGTGAGTTCCTCTCGACGGTCAGTCACGAGATCCGTACGCCGATGAATGCCGTGATCGGGATGTCCGGATTGCTGCGCGAAACGGCGCTCGATGCGCAGCAGGAAGAATTCACCGTGGCGATCGAGGATTCAGCCAATGCGCTGATGGTCATCATCGACGAGATCCTGGATTTTTCACGTATCGATGCCGGCAAGTTGACCATCGAGGCGACCGATTGTCATTTGCTGTCATTGGTCGAAGGCAGTGTCGACGCACTCGCGGTAAAAGCGCGCAAACAGGGTTTGCGCCTGCTGTGCTTTGTCGAACCGGACCTGCCGGTGACCGTGTCGGTCGATGCCGGCCGCTTGCGCCAGGTCCTGCTCAACCTGATCGGCAATGCGGTCAAGTTCACGCCCGCCGGCGAAGTCCGGATCCTGGTCCGGCAGGTCGACCGTCAGCATGATCTGTGCACGGTGCGCTTCGAGGTCGCCGATACCGGCATCGGTATCACCGCACCGGTGATCGCCATGCTGTTCAATCCGTTTGTCCAGGCCGATGGATCGGTGACGCGTAAATACGGCGGCACAGGACTGGGGCTGTCGATCTGCAAGCGGCTGGTGGAATTGATGGGCGGGCATATCGGGGTCGACAGCAAGCCCGGTGTCGGTTCGACCTTCTGGTTCGAGTTGCCGGTGACAGTGGTTGCCGGCAGCGCCGCGAAAGTGGTGTTGACGGAACATGCCCGCACTGCAGTACTGGTGGTGCAGCCCCACCGTATTCAGGCCCACATCCTGAGCGCTTATATGAAGTCGTGGGGCATGCCCGTACTGGTGGTCGATTCTGCGGCGCAGGCGCTGGCGCAGCAAAAACGTCATCTGGCGGGCAGTCTCAAGCAAGTGGTGCTGATTGATTCGGCGCTACCGGACATGACGGCCGGGGTATTGCGCTCGGCGCTGGCCGACAGTGCGCCGGAGAGCCGCTTCATTTTGCTGGCCGACAGCGATGCGGCGCGCGAACGGGCCCCCGCGCAGGGCTTCCATGCCAGCCTGCAGCAACCGCTGCGCCAGTCGACCCTCTTCGATGCGCTCAGCGATGCGCTGGAGCGGCGTCAGGCCGTCGTGCCGGTCGTTGTCGACAGGCGCGAAGCACCGGTACCGGTCAGGACGGAACATGATCGGGGCGATCATCGGCTGCTCCTGCTGGTCGAAGACAACCTGATCAATCAAAAGCTCGCCGTGCATCAGCTAAGCCAGATGGGCTATGCCGTTGATGTCGCGTCGAACGGGCAGGAGGCCCTCGATGCGCTGGCCACCGTGCCGTATGCGCTGGTGCTGATGGATTGCCAGATGCCGGTCATGGACGGCTTCGAGGCAACGCGCCGGATCCGGCAGTCCGAGCAAGCCGGTGGCGGCCACATCCAGATTGTCGCGATGACGGCCAACGCGATGCAGGGCGATCGCGAACGCTGCCTGGAAGCCGGCATGGATGATTACCTGTCCAAGCCGATCCGGCGCGAGCTGCTGGCTGACATGCTGGCGCAGCGTTTGCCGGTTGCCGCGGCAGGTGCAGCGACCCCGGTGCTGGAAGCCGCGGCGGTCAGTGTCAGTGCGCCCTTGCTGCTCGATATGCGCCGCTTGCACGATATGTTCGAGGACGATGTCGACGCGCAGCACGGCATGCTCGACCTTTTTCTGTCGACCACGCCGCCGATTTTTAGCCAGCTCGGCAGCGCCATTGCGAGCGCGGATTTCCGGCAGGCGGGTGCGCTGTGCCATCGGCTGGTCGGATCGAGCGCGACGCTGGGCATGGATGAGCTGGCCGGTCTGGCGCGCAGTGCCGACCGCGCCAGCCACGCGGGCGACCTGCCCAGACTCAAACAACTCCATGAGGCGATGCAGCCCGCCTTTATCCGCCTGGTTGACCTGGTCCAACGAATGAAAGAAACGCCATGA
- a CDS encoding ABC transporter substrate-binding protein, giving the protein MISLRSFLFAAAVALSLGPCAVAAAPDRLQRVLDAGELRVCIWPEYYGITYRNSKTGQLVGIDIDIANALGKELGVRVRYIDSSFGLLVDKLLTDQCDIAMHAVGITPARSAQLAFTQPYLRSDIYAVTAANNPSIKNWADLDQPGRVIAVQAGTVMEPIMQRALRQATLLVVKPPVSRENEVESGRVDAFMTDFPYSQRMLDLTTWARVIASPQPFHQTDYAYALAPGDASLLTRVDRFMQVIRADKRLLQFAQKYRLDAILLADGERRKPVVSGN; this is encoded by the coding sequence ATGATTTCTTTGCGCTCCTTCCTGTTTGCCGCTGCGGTCGCCTTGTCGCTTGGTCCGTGCGCGGTGGCTGCTGCGCCCGATCGCCTGCAACGCGTGCTCGATGCCGGCGAATTGCGCGTCTGTATCTGGCCCGAGTACTACGGCATTACCTACCGCAATTCAAAAACCGGCCAGCTGGTCGGTATCGATATCGATATCGCCAATGCACTGGGCAAGGAACTGGGCGTGCGGGTGCGCTATATCGACAGTTCGTTCGGCCTGCTGGTCGACAAGCTGCTCACTGACCAGTGCGATATTGCGATGCATGCGGTCGGTATTACGCCGGCGCGCAGTGCGCAACTGGCATTCACGCAGCCGTATTTGCGCAGCGATATCTATGCGGTTACTGCCGCCAACAACCCGTCGATCAAGAACTGGGCCGACCTTGATCAGCCCGGTCGCGTGATCGCGGTACAAGCCGGCACGGTGATGGAGCCCATCATGCAGCGCGCCTTGCGCCAGGCCACGCTGCTGGTGGTCAAGCCGCCGGTGTCGCGTGAAAACGAAGTCGAATCCGGTCGCGTCGATGCCTTCATGACCGACTTTCCGTACAGCCAGCGCATGCTGGACCTGACCACCTGGGCCCGCGTGATTGCCTCGCCGCAGCCGTTCCATCAAACCGATTATGCGTATGCGCTGGCGCCCGGTGATGCCTCGCTGCTGACGCGGGTCGATCGTTTCATGCAGGTGATCCGGGCCGACAAGCGCTTGTTGCAGTTCGCGCAAAAATACCGGCTCGATGCCATCCTGCTGGCTGACGGCGAGCGTCGCAAGCCGGTCGTGTCCGGGAACTGA
- a CDS encoding protein phosphatase CheZ, which translates to MTTFIEPLPAALVLPETGSPLPVFERLGMIVRALHDTLCELGADGVLENAASEFPSARERLLHIADLTENAANIVLLKVEENIPVQEQLVRGATTLEQSWSEAANDGSSANPDELVAGTRAFLAQVQSGCGGTRTALSDIMMAQDFQDLTGQLIKKVVTLMEHTENDLLKLLIDAAPPGTMVQVQRIEVTAGPGGPGSGTLDQSSVDDLLADLGF; encoded by the coding sequence ATGACGACCTTTATCGAGCCCTTACCGGCTGCGCTGGTGCTGCCGGAGACCGGTAGCCCTTTGCCCGTGTTCGAACGGCTGGGCATGATCGTGCGGGCACTGCACGATACCCTGTGCGAGCTGGGTGCCGACGGCGTGCTGGAAAACGCCGCCAGTGAATTTCCATCGGCGCGCGAGCGCTTGCTGCATATCGCCGACCTGACCGAGAACGCCGCCAATATCGTGTTGCTCAAGGTCGAGGAAAACATCCCGGTGCAAGAGCAACTGGTGCGTGGCGCGACGACGCTGGAGCAGTCCTGGAGCGAGGCGGCCAACGATGGCAGCAGCGCCAATCCGGATGAACTGGTTGCCGGCACGCGGGCATTTCTGGCACAGGTACAAAGCGGTTGCGGTGGTACGCGGACCGCGCTGTCAGACATCATGATGGCGCAGGATTTCCAGGACCTGACCGGACAGCTGATCAAGAAAGTCGTCACGCTGATGGAGCACACCGAAAATGATTTGCTCAAGCTGCTCATCGACGCCGCGCCACCGGGCACCATGGTCCAGGTGCAGCGCATTGAAGTCACCGCCGGTCCGGGTGGGCCGGGCAGCGGCACGCTGGATCAGTCCAGCGTCGATGACTTGCTGGCTGATCTGGGGTTCTGA
- a CDS encoding response regulator yields the protein MANELNFLVVDDFSTMRRIISGLLKEIGHSKIHEAEDGAAALRLLQSAQTHGVPIDFVITDWNMPVMDGLELLKQIRLDPALNHLPVLMVTAESKKENIIAAAHAGADGYIVKPFTAATLKEKLDKIMLKKGVPA from the coding sequence ATGGCTAACGAACTCAATTTTCTTGTTGTTGATGATTTTTCCACGATGCGCCGCATTATTTCCGGCCTGCTCAAGGAGATCGGTCATTCAAAAATTCACGAAGCCGAAGATGGCGCGGCGGCACTGCGCCTGTTGCAGTCCGCCCAGACCCACGGCGTGCCGATCGATTTCGTCATTACCGACTGGAATATGCCGGTCATGGACGGGCTGGAATTACTCAAGCAGATCCGGCTGGATCCGGCGCTGAACCATTTGCCGGTGCTGATGGTGACCGCCGAATCAAAGAAAGAAAACATCATCGCAGCAGCCCACGCCGGTGCCGACGGCTACATCGTCAAGCCCTTCACCGCGGCGACACTGAAGGAGAAACTCGACAAAATCATGCTCAAAAAAGGTGTGCCGGCATGA